A genomic region of Rhodanobacter sp. contains the following coding sequences:
- the tpiA gene encoding triose-phosphate isomerase, protein MRKKLVAANWKMHGSRSMAGALCGEIASTDTAGIDVVICPPFPYLADVAAACAGAGVGVGAQDLSEHEGQGAYTGEVSGAMLADCGAQWVLVGHSERRQYHGEGDALVARKFAAARAAGLTPILCVGETLAQREAGETETVVARQLQAVLDACGIAPFDTAVISYEPVWAIGTGRTATPEQAQQVHAFIRSQLQKEDAMIARLTRLLYGGSVKAANAAELFAQSDVDGGLIGGASLTASDFLGICAAAR, encoded by the coding sequence ATGCGCAAGAAGCTCGTTGCCGCCAACTGGAAGATGCACGGTAGCCGTTCGATGGCCGGCGCCCTGTGCGGCGAGATAGCCTCGACCGATACCGCTGGCATCGACGTGGTGATCTGCCCGCCGTTTCCCTATCTGGCCGATGTAGCCGCGGCCTGTGCCGGGGCGGGTGTCGGGGTGGGCGCGCAGGATCTCAGCGAACACGAAGGGCAGGGCGCGTACACGGGCGAGGTTTCTGGCGCCATGCTGGCCGACTGCGGCGCGCAGTGGGTGCTGGTCGGGCATTCCGAGCGTCGCCAATACCACGGCGAGGGCGATGCCCTGGTGGCGCGCAAGTTCGCTGCCGCGCGTGCCGCCGGCCTCACGCCCATTCTCTGCGTCGGCGAGACCCTGGCCCAACGCGAAGCCGGCGAAACCGAAACCGTGGTTGCCCGCCAATTGCAGGCCGTACTCGATGCCTGCGGCATCGCTCCCTTCGACACGGCCGTGATCTCCTACGAGCCGGTGTGGGCCATCGGCACCGGCCGCACCGCCACGCCGGAACAGGCGCAACAAGTGCACGCGTTCATCCGTAGCCAACTCCAAAAGGAAGATGCTATGATTGCCCGTCTGACTCGGCTGCTTTACGGCGGCAGCGTCAAGGCGGCCAATGCCGCCGAGTTGTTCGCGCAGTCGGATGTGGACGGAGGCCTGATCGGTGGAGCCTCGCTGACCGCTTCCGACTTCCTTGGAATCTGCGCAGCGGCGCGTTAG
- the glmM gene encoding phosphoglucosamine mutase, with amino-acid sequence MSQRKYFGTDGIRGRVGEWPINAEFMLRLGRALGAVLNRQAGPRRTVLIGKDTRVSGYMFEAALEAGLVSAGVDVRMLGPMPTPAVAYLTRSLRAEAGIVISASHNPHHDNGIKFFSAHGEKLSDAMEEAIEAEIDAPFATVPSEQLGKARRIDDAATRYVEFCKSTVAEDFNLKGLKLVLDCANGATYQVAPKVFTELGAEVTSFGDKPDGFNINRDVGSTHPQALQRAVQELGADIGIAFDGDGDRVQMVDRHGVLADGDDLLYVIARAWHARGELHGPVVGTLMSNYGLQLALDKLGVPLLRAQVGDRYVLQQLKEHGGVLGGETSGHVLCLDRATTGDGIVSALAVLEALAGEDFAVARQGLHKLPQVMINVRAEGAREALSGAAVQQALAATERTLQGRGRVVLRASGTEPLVRVTVEGGDDAEVRQLAQSLADVVKSAAERS; translated from the coding sequence ATGAGCCAACGCAAGTATTTCGGCACCGACGGCATCCGCGGCCGGGTCGGCGAGTGGCCGATCAACGCCGAATTCATGCTGCGCCTCGGCCGCGCGCTGGGCGCGGTGCTGAACCGCCAGGCTGGCCCCCGGCGCACCGTGCTGATCGGCAAGGACACCCGCGTGTCCGGCTACATGTTCGAGGCCGCGCTGGAGGCCGGCCTGGTCTCCGCCGGCGTGGACGTGCGCATGCTGGGGCCGATGCCGACGCCGGCGGTGGCCTACCTCACGCGCTCGCTGCGCGCCGAGGCCGGCATCGTGATCAGCGCATCGCACAATCCGCATCACGACAACGGCATCAAGTTCTTCTCGGCCCATGGCGAGAAACTCAGCGACGCCATGGAGGAGGCCATCGAGGCGGAGATCGACGCGCCTTTCGCGACCGTGCCCTCCGAGCAGTTGGGCAAGGCGCGCCGCATCGACGACGCAGCCACGCGCTACGTGGAGTTCTGCAAGAGCACGGTGGCCGAGGACTTCAACCTCAAGGGCTTGAAGCTCGTGCTGGACTGCGCCAACGGCGCCACCTACCAGGTGGCCCCCAAGGTGTTCACGGAGCTGGGCGCCGAAGTCACGTCGTTCGGCGACAAGCCGGACGGCTTCAACATCAACCGCGATGTCGGCTCGACCCATCCGCAGGCGCTGCAGCGCGCGGTGCAGGAGCTGGGTGCGGACATCGGCATCGCCTTCGACGGCGACGGCGACCGCGTGCAGATGGTGGATCGCCACGGCGTGCTGGCCGACGGCGACGACCTGCTCTACGTGATCGCACGCGCCTGGCATGCGCGCGGCGAACTGCACGGCCCGGTGGTCGGCACGCTGATGAGCAACTACGGCCTGCAACTGGCGTTGGACAAGCTCGGCGTGCCGTTGCTGCGCGCCCAGGTAGGCGACCGCTACGTGCTGCAGCAGCTCAAGGAGCACGGCGGCGTGCTCGGCGGAGAGACTTCCGGCCACGTGCTGTGCCTGGACCGCGCCACCACCGGCGACGGCATCGTTTCCGCGCTAGCCGTGCTGGAGGCCCTGGCCGGCGAGGATTTCGCCGTGGCGCGCCAGGGGCTGCACAAGCTGCCGCAGGTGATGATCAACGTGCGTGCGGAGGGGGCGCGCGAAGCACTGTCAGGCGCTGCCGTGCAGCAGGCGCTGGCCGCCACCGAGCGCACCCTGCAGGGCCGCGGCCGCGTGGTGCTGCGCGCCTCCGGCACCGAGCCGCTGGTGCGCGTCACCGTGGAAGGCGGCGACGACGCCGAGGTGCGGCAGTTGGCGCAAAGCCTGGCCGACGTCGTAAAATCGGCCGCAGAACGCTCGTGA
- the folP gene encoding dihydropteroate synthase, producing MSALDSLFAPVLDCAGRKLVLDRPRVAGILNITPDSFSDGGRFAHVDAAVAHGLALAEQGADLLDVGGESTRPGAGDVSAEEEIRRVVPVIEQLAKRTSLPIAIDTSKPEVIRAAVAAGAGMVNDVYALRREGALDAAAELGVPVCLMHMQGEPRSMQDAPHYDDVVGEVHRFLTDRLFACELAGIDKRRVMVDPGFGFGKNLEHNLALLRALERFADLGSGVYVGLSRKSMIGELTGRPSPDERAAGSAAAALIAVQRRARLVRVHDVAATVDALAVWRGVSAGDVAQRRDPRPAAPRWPDDE from the coding sequence GGCCGGCATCCTCAACATCACGCCCGATTCCTTTTCCGACGGCGGCCGCTTCGCCCATGTGGATGCCGCAGTGGCGCATGGACTGGCGCTGGCGGAGCAGGGCGCCGACCTGCTCGACGTCGGCGGCGAATCCACGCGTCCCGGCGCGGGCGACGTGTCGGCCGAGGAGGAAATCCGCCGGGTGGTTCCGGTGATCGAGCAACTGGCGAAGCGCACTTCGCTGCCCATCGCCATCGACACCTCCAAGCCGGAAGTGATACGCGCCGCGGTGGCGGCGGGCGCGGGCATGGTCAACGACGTCTATGCCTTGCGCCGCGAGGGTGCGCTGGACGCGGCGGCCGAACTCGGTGTGCCGGTCTGCCTGATGCACATGCAGGGCGAGCCGCGCAGCATGCAGGACGCGCCGCACTACGACGACGTGGTGGGCGAGGTGCATCGCTTCCTCACCGACCGCCTGTTCGCCTGCGAACTGGCCGGCATCGACAAGCGCAGGGTGATGGTCGACCCTGGCTTCGGGTTCGGCAAGAACCTCGAACACAACCTCGCCCTGCTGCGCGCGCTGGAGCGCTTCGCGGACCTGGGCAGCGGCGTCTACGTGGGCCTGTCGCGCAAGTCGATGATCGGCGAGTTGACCGGCCGCCCGTCGCCGGACGAGCGCGCCGCCGGTTCCGCCGCCGCGGCGCTGATCGCGGTGCAACGCCGCGCACGGCTGGTCCGCGTGCACGACGTGGCCGCCACGGTGGACGCGCTGGCGGTATGGCGGGGCGTCAGCGCGGGCGATGTTGCCCAGCGTCGCGATCCCAGACCCGCCGCGCCACGTTGGCCGGACGACGAATGA
- a CDS encoding SDR family oxidoreductase produces MTPVRPLSLVTGASAGIGVAFARALAVRGHDLVLTARRVDRLESLATELRQRHGCTITVLAADLADPAAPRMLCEELAQRDLAVDWLVNNAGYGVPGTFVANDWDTHADFLQVLLTAPLELAWRLLPGMRERNYGRIVNVASLAGHVPGTAGHTLYAPDKAFLIKFSQGLALENRDRGVHVCALCPGFTYSEFHDVTGTRALMNKMPGFMWQSADEVAAAGIAAVERGDTVHVTGRVNRFIKGVFKLMPDKLALRLSARQSRRYRQSGDEAA; encoded by the coding sequence ATGACGCCGGTTCGTCCACTCAGCCTCGTCACCGGCGCCTCGGCCGGGATCGGCGTCGCTTTCGCCCGCGCACTCGCCGTGCGTGGCCACGACCTCGTACTCACCGCGCGGCGGGTCGACCGGCTCGAATCGCTGGCGACGGAACTGCGCCAGCGGCATGGTTGCACGATAACCGTGTTGGCAGCCGACCTGGCCGATCCCGCTGCGCCGCGCATGCTTTGCGAAGAGCTGGCGCAACGCGACCTGGCGGTGGACTGGCTGGTCAACAACGCCGGCTACGGCGTACCCGGCACGTTCGTGGCGAACGACTGGGACACGCACGCCGACTTCCTGCAGGTGCTGTTGACCGCACCGCTGGAGCTGGCATGGCGCCTGCTGCCGGGCATGCGCGAACGCAACTACGGCCGCATCGTCAACGTGGCGTCGCTGGCCGGGCACGTGCCCGGCACGGCGGGACACACGCTGTACGCGCCGGACAAGGCCTTCCTGATCAAGTTTTCGCAAGGGCTGGCGCTGGAAAACCGCGACCGCGGCGTGCACGTCTGCGCGCTCTGCCCCGGCTTCACCTATTCGGAATTCCATGACGTCACCGGCACGCGCGCGCTGATGAACAAGATGCCCGGCTTCATGTGGCAAAGCGCCGACGAAGTGGCGGCCGCGGGTATCGCCGCGGTGGAGCGCGGCGATACGGTGCACGTCACCGGCCGCGTCAACCGCTTCATCAAGGGCGTCTTCAAGCTGATGCCGGACAAGCTGGCGCTGCGCCTTTCGGCACGGCAGTCCCGGCGCTATCGCCAGTCCGGCGATGAAGCCGCATGA
- a CDS encoding 2-oxoglutarate and iron-dependent oxygenase domain-containing protein yields MKNVPTLDIRRYDTDRDAFVAELGAAYREFGFCCIRGHGIPRELIDGAYDVFQRFFALPTETKMKYHVPGSGGARGYTPFKVETAKDSKHADLKEFWHVGREIPRDSKFADVMAPNLWPAEVPEFREYGYGLFEALDQLGTRVLRALALHIDLPENYFEDKTDQGNSILRPIHYPPIVDDNVPNVRAGAHEDINFITLLVGASAEGLEVLTREGEWLPITTEGDAIVVNIGDMLQRLSNHVYPSTTHRVVNPQNANARKPRYSVPYFLHPNPDVVLAPLPQCVTPDNPRRYDTSITSHEYLLQRLREIKLI; encoded by the coding sequence ATGAAAAACGTTCCCACCCTCGACATCCGCCGCTACGACACCGACCGCGATGCTTTCGTCGCCGAGCTTGGCGCGGCCTACCGCGAATTCGGCTTCTGCTGCATCCGCGGCCACGGCATTCCGCGCGAGCTGATCGACGGCGCCTACGATGTTTTCCAGCGCTTCTTCGCGCTGCCTACCGAAACCAAGATGAAGTACCACGTGCCGGGCAGCGGCGGCGCGCGCGGCTACACGCCGTTCAAGGTGGAGACCGCCAAGGACAGCAAGCACGCCGATCTCAAGGAGTTCTGGCACGTCGGCCGCGAGATTCCGCGCGACTCGAAGTTCGCCGACGTGATGGCGCCCAACCTGTGGCCGGCCGAGGTGCCGGAGTTCCGCGAGTACGGCTACGGACTGTTCGAGGCGCTGGACCAGCTCGGCACCCGCGTGCTGCGCGCGCTGGCCCTGCACATCGACCTGCCGGAAAACTACTTCGAGGACAAGACCGACCAGGGCAACTCCATCCTGCGGCCGATCCACTATCCGCCGATCGTCGACGACAACGTGCCCAACGTGCGCGCCGGCGCGCACGAGGACATCAACTTCATCACCCTGCTGGTCGGCGCCAGCGCGGAAGGGCTGGAAGTGCTCACCCGCGAAGGCGAGTGGCTGCCGATCACCACCGAGGGCGACGCCATCGTGGTGAACATCGGCGACATGCTGCAGCGCCTGAGCAACCACGTGTACCCGTCCACCACGCACCGCGTGGTGAACCCGCAGAACGCCAACGCGCGCAAGCCGCGTTACTCGGTGCCGTACTTCCTGCACCCCAATCCCGACGTGGTGCTAGCCCCGCTGCCGCAGTGCGTGACGCCGGACAACCCGAGGCGCTACGACACCAGCATCACCTCGCACGAATACCTGCTGCAGCGGCTGCGCGAGATCAAGTTGATCTGA